The Rhopalosiphum maidis isolate BTI-1 chromosome 1, ASM367621v3, whole genome shotgun sequence genome has a segment encoding these proteins:
- the LOC113557452 gene encoding mediator of RNA polymerase II transcription subunit 24 — MEPSKVTSKTSSLKSLVLKAWGERWTEIQWGISIKSVLPRGVSGDVYNLADIILSQALVGSYPNELVLSYLRHSLNCQLVSYAAILQRISKYDKFQKRSCVIILLDFLESTLHGITCRGKPEESVLAVALLSLVDWLLTCVRSGHVPKDGTTNRLEDRIANKSIQILEYLLNNDFVFAMLYLAKHDDAELYLVIVNKCQEISQDVQNSMDTNIPHVHNVLIKLCNIEFKNSTKLTAMESVTTYNEPITYVLQPLLAIRVMLNPTTETQVLVDKLKMIRQIKGYSNPRLYCELIRACLMCLRDSLSKEDHGPQWGAFTFIKLPHIIKHLCEDSKSFKASEEVIQGFEMLLEMFPLLDFIDSHTACSCIELLLNELVKLDFVTENQCSSIIARRASVVSTLSSPNPPSNVLTIIMRTEPTLQRMLRTLDSDYSKIQEALVSVLSQVLAGNSLELILAAASVEGKLRMFVSKVIKFNEFSKQINLQDGAKSVRTNAVLFDMTFLMLCFITQKYGYQSIFLDGGNDTFFEKWCRQCMVELGNPKSHETMMGECDPSKVEALLTAIDNGEDLINCDTSWDQICISIIGATHDVLVAWENSTLSSNDVKRILDSMRSSMFCLPICAAAWLCSYMQVLHQDALLKPLNMVQQLLNVLPETEESQDNYSKCRQVLMCQIIRKMQQDLNPPTMPSKPSHSIISKDSILEQLIPIWESILEEGWLNVKAAQKLKTTLFTAGSDWFVNNLIKEMMKLQYRDELEKAVDLLFAIFHFDIEFCTLALLELMPQYLFNPDINVELIEPQQTALAKLCSYCIYASVELQQNSIVKNEVHKTTNNMDIDIDNSWPPNKIMRLDNGDCDSSGTGINGILLKALVALFRRIAVVASRHEQLCRETHFVLRLLEQLVMCGRGSSQIILRHLPPTLLPNLIRCVPDLFTVDLILNLYDLNWPSGRKAATSDLCLLQKTRCAKNTECL, encoded by the exons ATGGAGCCAAGCAAAGTCACGAGTAAAACCAGTAGCTTGAAATCGTTGGTGCTGAAAGCGTGGGGTGAACGTTGGACTGAAATTCAGTGGggaatatctataaaatcg GTTCTGCCCAGAGGAGTTAGTGGAGATGTCTATAATTTGgccgacataatattatcacaagCGCTAGTTGGTTCTTATCCCAATGAACTTGTACTTTCTTATTTAAGACATTCACTAAACTGCCAA cttgtATCTTATGCAGCTATCCTTCAGCGGATTAGTAAATATGATAAGTTTCAAAAAAGAtcatgtgttattattttacttgattTTCTTGAATCTACACTT catggAATAACATGTCGAGGGAAACCAGAGGAGAGTGTACTAGCTGTAGCATTATTGTCGTTAGTTGATTGGCTGTTAACATGTGTTCGTAGTGGACATGTACCTAAAGACGGGACCACCAATCGTCTTGAAGATCGTATTGCAAATAAATCTAttcaaattttagaatatcttttaaataatgattttgtatTTGCTATGCTTTATTTGGCAAAGCATGATGATGCtg aaCTGTATTTGGTCATTGTAAATAAGTGTCAGGAAATTAGTCAAGATGTGCAAAATTCAATGGACACAAATATTCCACACGTgcataatgttttaat AAAATTAtgcaatattgaatttaaaaattcgacAAAACTTACAGCAATGGAATCAGTAACAACTTATAATGAACCAATTACTTATGTATTACAACCATTGTTAGCCATTAGAGTGATGTTGAACCCTACAACAGAGACTCAAGTATTAGtggacaaattaaaaatgattcgtcaaattaaa GGTTACAGTAATCCACGGTTATACTGTGAACTTATCCGTGCTTGTCTTATGTGTTTGCGAGATTCTTTAAGTAAAGAAGACCACGGACCACAGTGGGGtgcatttacatttataaagttGCCACACATCATAAAACATCTCTGTGAGGACTCCAAAAGTTTCAAAGCGTCTGAAGAAGTTATTCAAGGTTTTGAGATGCTATTGGAAATGTTTCCATTGTTAGATTTCATCGATTCACATACAGCCTGCAGCTGTATAGAACTTCTACTCAATGAATTAGTGAAACTAGATTTTGTAACTGAAAATCAATGCAGTTCGATAATTGCTAGGAG AGCCAGTGTAGTTTCTACACTTAGCAGTCCGAATCCTCCCTCGAATGTTTTGACCATTATTATGAGAACTGAACCCACTTTACAAAGAATGCTTAGGACCTTAGATTCTGACTACTCAAAAATTCAA gagGCTTTAGTTAGTGTGCTCAGTCAAGTACTCGCTGGAAACAGTTTAGAGTTAATCCTAGCAGCAGCATCAGTTGAGGGAAAATTGCGCATGTTTGTctctaaagtaataaaatttaatgaattcagcaagcaaattaatttacaagatGGTGCTAAATCTGTACGCACTAATGCAGTATTGTTTGACATGACATTCTTGATGCTTTgttttataactcaaaaatatgGATATCAA tcAATTTTCCTTGATGGTGGTAacgatacattttttgaaaaatggtgCCGGCAGTGTATGGTTGAACTCGGAAATCCCAAATCACATGAAACTATGATGGGTGAATGTGATCCAAGTAAAGTAGAAGCTTTATTAACTGCAATTGATAATGGAGAAGACTTAATAAATtg tgATACAAGTTGGGACCAAATTTGCATATCTATAATTGGAGCTACACATGACGTTTTAGTTGCTTGGGAAAATTCCACATTGAGCAGTAATGATGTTAAACGTATTTTAGATTCAATGCGTTCATCAATGTTTTGTTTACCTATTTGTGCAGCGGCATGGCTTTGTTCTTACATgcag GTATTGCATCAAGACGCTTTGCTTAAACCGTTAAATATGGTACAACAGTTATTAAATGTTCTTCCAGAGACTGAAGAAAGTCAAGACAACTACTCtaaatg TCGTCAAGTATTGATGTGCCAAATTATACGCAAAATGCAGCAAGATTTGAATCCTCCGACAATGCCGTCCAAACCTTCGCACAg tattATATCAAAAGACTCAATCCTTGAACAACTTATTCCCATTTGGGAGAGTATTCTGGAAGAAGGTTGGTTGAATGTAAAAGCtgctcaaaaattaaaaacaacattatttacAGCTGGATCAGATTGgtttgtaaacaatttaatcaag GAAATGATGAAGTTACAGTATCGCGATGAATTAGAAAAAGCTGTTGACTTATTATTTGCCATATTTCATTTTGATATTGAGTTCTGTACACTTGCATTATTAGAACTGATGCCTCAGTACCTGTTTAACCCAGATAT aaatgtAGAGTTAATTGAACCTCAACAGACTGCTCTGGCTAAATTGTGTTCATATTGCATTTACGCATCAGTTGAATTGCAGCAAAAcagtatagtaaaaaatgaaGTTCATAAAACAACTAACAACATGGACATT gaCATTGACAATTCATGGCcaccaaataaaattatgcgcTTGGATAATGGAGATTGTGATTCTAGTGGTACTGGTATAAATGGAATACTATTAAAAGCGCTTGTGGCTCTATTTCGTCGCATTGCTGTTGTTGCTTCAAGACATGAACAATTGTGCAGAGAAACCCATTTTGTGTTAAGATTACTTGAACAACTTGTTATGTGTGGACGAGGATCATCACAAATTATTCTCAGACATTTGCCACCAACTCTg TTGCCAAATTTGATACGTTGCGTTCCAGATTTATTTACTgtagatttaattttgaacctATATGACTTGAATTGGCCATCTGGCCGTAAAGCTGCCACTAGTGACTTGTGTCTATTGCAGAAGACTCGTTGTGCAAAAAATACAGA gTGCTTgtaa
- the LOC113555576 gene encoding lipopolysaccharide-induced tumor necrosis factor-alpha factor homolog has translation MYPQMNKDNLPSAPPSYVDSMNAPKYEINNPNYIPTNHSYNASTMGPPQATQVVVVQGNLPPLGPRSVQLTCPTCRALVMTRIEEEPSSSAYFCCMLMFIVGCFVCSCLPFCMDNFKNCKHSCPNCNSFIGVYKSS, from the exons ATGTATCCGCAAATGAACAAAGACAATTTGCCATCAGCTCCACCATCCTACGTGGATTCGATGAATGCTCCAAAGTATGAGATCAATAATCCGAACTATATTCCGACTAACCATTCATACAATGCATCTACAATGGGGCCTCCTCAGGCCACTCAAGTGGTTGTTGTTCAAGGGAACT taccaCCACTTGGTCCAAGATCAGTGCAGTTGACATGTCCTACATGTAGAGCATTGGTGATGACAAGAATTGAAGAAGAGCCATCTTCTAGTGCTTATTTCTGCTGCATGTTGATGTTTATTGTCgg gtGTTTTGTTTGTTCATGTCTACCATTTTGCATGGACAACTTTAAGAATTGTAAGCATTCATGTCCAAATTGCAATTCTTTCATAGGAGTTTATAAGTCATCATAA
- the LOC113555575 gene encoding m7GpppX diphosphatase isoform X1, translating into MDPEQNFNQFCLKRILMNDTQRKMIAVEGNFNGLQEPAVVVLEKYAFDEASALNVCNAHTKFKKNLENDIYKSFSCVPPYDEKIPSNKMDIIYPATDKHILKFTSQPMYFVQETEEMYQTVTLHHILDNGLSLQWVYNCLEYKSEKERIKYDTASENQKDDEDIGFLLLPDLKWSGKLNELYLLAVIKKRNIKSLRDLTIDHLPLLKNILNKGSAAIYKLYGVQQSQLRIYVHYQPTFYHFHVHFTYLMHTPPGINVGRAHLLTTIINNIEMQGNYYQKATLDYTIKESDPLFNRFEEKGILCKAKLIEEISIV; encoded by the exons atggatcctgaacaaaattttaatcaattctgCCTTAAACGAATTTTGATGAATGATACACAACGTAAAATGATCGCTGTTGAAGGCAATTTCAATGGACTACAGGAACCAGCTGTTGTTGTTCTAGAAAAGTATGCGTTTGATGAAGCTTCTGCTTTAAATGTATGCAATGCtcatactaaatttaaaaaaaatttagaaaatgatatttataaatcatttagttGTGTACCACCATATgatg aaaaaattcctTCCAATaaaatggatataatatatcctgcAACagacaaacatattttaaagtttacaaGTCAACCTATGTATTTTGTTCAAGAAACTGAAGAAATGTATCAAACTGTAACTTTACATCATATATTGGATAACGGCTTGTCACTACAA tGGGTATACAATTGCTTGGAGTATAAATCAGAAAaggaaagaataaaatatgatacggCTTCTGAAAATCAAAAAGATGATGAAGATATTGGCTTTTTACTTTTACCAGACTTAAAATGGTCTGGGAAATTGAATGAATTGTACTTATTggcagttattaaaaaaagaaacattaaATCACTTAGAGATTTAACAATTGACCATTTAccattactaaaaaatattttaaataaaggatca gctgctatttataaattatatggagTTCAACAATCTCAGTTACGTATTTATGTCCATTATCAACcaacattttatcattttcatgTTCACTTTACATATCTGATGCATACACCTCCAG gaaTAAATGTTGGAAGAGCTCATTTActcacaacaataattaataatattgaaatgcaAGGCAACTACTATCAAAAAGCTACATTAGATTATACTATTAAGGAAAGTGATCCATTGTTTAATCGTTTTGAAGAAAAag gtATTCTTTGTAAAGCCAAACTTATTGAAGAAATTAGTATTGTATAA
- the LOC113555575 gene encoding m7GpppX diphosphatase isoform X2, whose translation MDPEQNFNQFCLKRILMNDTQRKMIAVEGNFNGLQEPAVVVLEKYAFDEASALNVCNAHTKFKKNLENDIYKSFSCVPPYDEKIPSNKMDIIYPATDKHILKFTSQPMYFVQETEEMYQTVTLHHILDNGLSLQWVYNCLEYKSEKERIKYDTASENQKDDEDIGFLLLPDLKWSGKLNELYLLAVIKKRNIKSLRDLTIDHLPLLKNILNKGSAAIYKLYGVQQSQLRIYVHYQPTFYHFHVHFTYLMHTPPV comes from the exons atggatcctgaacaaaattttaatcaattctgCCTTAAACGAATTTTGATGAATGATACACAACGTAAAATGATCGCTGTTGAAGGCAATTTCAATGGACTACAGGAACCAGCTGTTGTTGTTCTAGAAAAGTATGCGTTTGATGAAGCTTCTGCTTTAAATGTATGCAATGCtcatactaaatttaaaaaaaatttagaaaatgatatttataaatcatttagttGTGTACCACCATATgatg aaaaaattcctTCCAATaaaatggatataatatatcctgcAACagacaaacatattttaaagtttacaaGTCAACCTATGTATTTTGTTCAAGAAACTGAAGAAATGTATCAAACTGTAACTTTACATCATATATTGGATAACGGCTTGTCACTACAA tGGGTATACAATTGCTTGGAGTATAAATCAGAAAaggaaagaataaaatatgatacggCTTCTGAAAATCAAAAAGATGATGAAGATATTGGCTTTTTACTTTTACCAGACTTAAAATGGTCTGGGAAATTGAATGAATTGTACTTATTggcagttattaaaaaaagaaacattaaATCACTTAGAGATTTAACAATTGACCATTTAccattactaaaaaatattttaaataaaggatca gctgctatttataaattatatggagTTCAACAATCTCAGTTACGTATTTATGTCCATTATCAACcaacattttatcattttcatgTTCACTTTACATATCTGATGCATACACCTCCAG TTTAG
- the LOC113557071 gene encoding sialin-like, translating into MDVPDNQILGMEKKHKLCFRSIQDMIPARAVLYLMSFSGFLVSFMMRTDINIAMVAMAKMRLRSENSSNLTELYCYTSVSNGTQSFEDQKPMEEGEFDWDSTVQSAILGSFYWCYILSQVVGGVLTQRFGTKTVFGFSQLTTAIASLLIPQAASLHFSAVIALRSLQGMASGLTWPAMYALVGIWIPSNERTRFMSSFQGFSFGIGLTYMVCGFIIGNYGWRVVFYMNGSLGVAWCLLWWLLAFDLPHKHPRITRRELNYINANIGENIINTKDLKVPWCSIMTSIPAWSIGITTFGRIWVHYTFIIYGPSYMKTILGFSIQKNGFMNGAPFLCSYLSSVVFCYAADFIIGRNLMSLTNVRKMFTAISQVIPGLLVLTIGYLGCQITLILIIWFVAVTLITASYAGAMANVVDIAPNFAGHILAFAQTIHMSASFLSPLAAAIMLQDNPTLERWRRIFAVTACVACGTYVMYQFGGTAKEQVWNNPNRKNNSGSVRVSPENNQLIVNNKTDPERGDG; encoded by the exons ATGGACGTCCcagataatcaaatattaggAATGGAgaaaaaacataaactatGCTTTAGAAGCATTCAAG acatgATACCAGCTCGTgcggtattatatttaatgtcatTCAGTGGATTTTTGGTCAGTTTCATGATGCGCactgatattaatattgcCATGGTAGCAATGGCCAAAATGAGATTACGGTCTGAAAACTCGTCGAATTTAACCGAACTTTATTGTTACACTTCGGTTTCAAACGGCACACAATCATTTGAAGATCAAAAACcaatg GAAGAGGGTGAATTTGATTGGGATTCTACAGTGCAATCTGCAATTCTTGGTTCATTTTATTggtgttatatattatctcaAGTAGTCGGTGGTGTCTTAACACAACGTTTTGGAACCAAGACGGTGTTTGGGTTCTCACAATTAACAACAGCAATTGCTTCATTGCTCATACCTCAGGCAGCTTCATTGCATTTCTCGGCAGTCATAGCATTGCGATCACTTCAAGGAATGGCATca GGACTTACTTGGCCTGCAATGTACGCACTTGTTGGTATATGGATACCATCCAACGAACGAACCAGGTTCATGTCATCATTCCAAG GGTTTAGTTTCGGGATTGGACTGACGTACATGGTATGCGGTTTCATTATTGGCAACTATGGATGGCGAGTGGTGTTTTACATGAATGGTTCATTGGGTGTCGCTTGGTGCTTGCTATGGTGGTTACTAGCTTTTGATCTGCCTCACAAACATCCAAGAATCACTAGACGTGAACTGAATTATATCAATGCCAACATTGGAGAAAATATCATTAacacaaaa GATTTAAAAGTCCCGTGGTGTTCTATTATGACTTCCATTCCAGCATGGTCTATTGGTATAACAACATTTGGCCGGATATGGgtccattatacatttataatatacggtcCATCTTACATGAAGACAATATTAGGTTTTAGTATACAAAAG aaTGGATTTATGAATGGAGCTCCATTTTTGTGCAGTTATCTTTCTTCTGTAGTTTTCTGTTATGCAGCTGACTTCATTATAGGTCGTAATCTTATGAGCTTAACTAATGTCCGTAAAATGTTTACAGCTATAT ctcAAGTCATTCCTGGCCTATTAGTTCTGACTATAGGTTATTTAGGTTGTCAGATCACattgattttgataatttggTTTGTAGCAGTTACACTGATAACTGCATCATATGCTGGAGCAATGGCAAATGTAGTTGATATTGCACCAAACTTTGCCGGACATATATTAGCATTTGCACAAACTATACATATGTCTGCAAGTTTTTTGTCTCCTCTTGCTGCAGCCATTATGCTTCAGGACAAT CCAACTTTGGAGAGATGGCGTAGAATATTTGCTGTGACTGCTTGTGTGGCGTGTGGAACTTATGTAATGTACCAGTTTGGCGGTACGGCAAAAGAACAAGTCTGGAACAATCCAAATCGCAAAAATAATTCTGGTTCTGTTCGTGTTTCACCTGAAAACAATCAGcttattgtcaataataaaactgaTCCAGAAAGAGGAGATGGTTAG